One Manihot esculenta cultivar AM560-2 chromosome 6, M.esculenta_v8, whole genome shotgun sequence DNA segment encodes these proteins:
- the LOC110617739 gene encoding ERAD-associated E3 ubiquitin-protein ligase component HRD3A isoform X1 → MCRYRLALSLLTLSLLGCPFVLVLSQDEFKDAPTSGDSDADSSPDSSLEWDEFDYSDYKPEHELDRGSWHPIFEPDSTASDITEDPMMTEYYSAVKKILWAVTGGEVGMMQEATAEIEATAVAGNPHAQSVLGFLYGLGLMKEWNKTMAFLYHHFAAEGGNLQSKMVLAYTYSRQDMYDKAVKLYAELAEVAANSFLISKDLPVIEPVRIHNGAEENKEALRKFRGEGDEDFQILEYQAQKGNAGAMYKLGLFYYFGLRGMRRDHAEALSWFLKAVKKGEPRSMELLGEIYARGAGVERNYTKALELLTLASEQQLYSAYNSMGYLYVKGYGVEKNCTKAKEYFQKAADNEEAGGHYSLGVMYLRGIGVKRNVKLACKYFIAAANAGQTKAFYQLAKMFHMGVGLKKDLVMATALYKLVAERGPWSTLSRWALEAYLKGDIGKALVLYSRMAELGYEIAQGNAAWILDKHEESSMCIGESGLCTDAERHQRALSLWWQASDQGNEHAALRIGDAYYYGLGVERDYERAAEAYMEAKCRSNAEAMLKLGYMHEHGEGLPLDHHLAKRYYDQAKVANLVGNKECEALGMTSIPSPFGPII, encoded by the exons ATGTGTCGTTACAGACTCGCTCTCTCGCTCctcactctctctctccttgGTTGCCCTTTCGTTCTTGTTCTCTCCCAAGATGAGTTCAAAGATGCTCCCACCTCCGGCGACTCTGACGCAGACTCCTCCCCCGACTCTTCTTTGGAGTGGGATGAGTTTGATTACTCTGATTACAAGCCCGAACACGAGCTTGACCGAGGGTCGTGGCACCCGATTTTTGAGCCTGATTCCACTGCTTCTGATATCACGGAGGACCCGATGATGACCGAGTATTACTCTGCTGTTAAGAAGATTTTGTGGGCGGTGACCGGCGGGGAGGTGGGGATGATGCAGGAGGCTACGGCGGAGATTGAGGCGACAGCTGTGGCTGGGAATCCACACGCTCAGTCAGTGTTGGGGTTTCTGTACGGGCTAGGGCTGATGAAAGAGTGGAATAAGACGATGGCGTTTCTGTACCATCATTTTGCGGCTGAAGGAGGTAATTTGCAGTCCAAGATGGTTCTGGCTTACACTTATTCTCGACAAGAT ATGTATGATAAAGCAGTTAAATTATATGCTGAATTAGCTGAAGTGGCTGCCAATAGCTTTTTGATCTCAAAAGATTTACCTGTGATTGAACCGGTTAGAATTCATAATGGAGCTGAGGAGAACAAGGAAGCTCTGAGGAAGTTCAGAGGGGAGGGGGATGAAGACTTCCAGATATTGGAATATCAAGCCCAAAAGGGCAATGCTGGAGCCATGTACAAACTTGGGCTATTTTACTACTTTGGATTGAGAGGAATGAGGCGTGATCATGCAGAGGCATTGTCATGGTTCTTGAAGGCTGTAAAGAAGGGGGAGCCCAGGTCAATGGAACTCCTTGGTGAGATATATGCAAGAGGAGCTGGAGTTGAAAGGAACTATACCAAAGCACTTGAATTGCTTACACTTGCATCAGAGCAGCAACTCTACTCAGCTTATAACAGCATGGGGTATTTATATGTGAAAGGTTATGGAGTGGAAAAGAACTGCACCAAA GCAAAGGAATATTTTCAGAAAGCTGCTGACAATGAAGAGGCTGGTGGGCACTACAGTCTTGGAGTAATGTATCTTAGAGGGATTGgagtaaagagaaatgtaaaGCTGGCTTGCAAATATTTTATAGCGGCTGCTAACGCAGGTCAAACAAAGGCATTTTACCAACTAGCAAAGATGTTCCATATGGGGGTTGGACTTAAGAAGGATCTCGTTATG GCTACTGCATTATATAAACTGGTTGCAGAAAGGGGTCCATGGAGTACCTTGTCTAGATGGGCACTGGAAGCATACCTAAAAGGTGATATAGGCAAGGCACTTGTACTGTATTCAAGGATGGCTGAACTGGGATATGAGATTGCTCAGGGCAATGCTGCATGGATACTTGACAAACATGAGGAGAGTAGCATGTGCATAGGAGAATCTGGACTTTGCACAGACGCAGAAAGGCACCAGCGTGCCCTTTCTTTGTGGTGGCAAGCGTCTGACCAGGGCAATGAACATGCCGCCTTACGAATTGGTGATGCATATTATTATGGTCTG GGTGTGGAGAGGGACTACGAACGAGCTGCAGAGGCTTACATGGAAGCCAAATGTCGATCTAATGCAGAAGCCATGTTGAAGCTTGGTTATATGCATGAGCATGGTGAAGGACTTCCACTTGATCACCATCTCGCTAAGCGTTACTATGATCAAGCCAAAGTTGCTAACTTGGTGGGGAACAAGGAGTGTGAGGCGCTTGGGATGACATCCATCCCTTCTCCCTTCGGCCCAATTATCTAG
- the LOC110617732 gene encoding ERAD-associated E3 ubiquitin-protein ligase component HRD3A: protein MRRLTSYRLALSLLILSLLPLSLLARPFVLVLSQDDIRDGSTPGDSDADSTSESPPEWDEFGDSDSKPEHELDPGSWRPIFEPDSSAPDTTEDSMLAEYYSVVQKMMWAVSGGEVRMMEEAAAEIEAAAVVGNPHAQSVLGFLSGLGQMKERNKAKAFLYHHFAAEGGNMQSKMALAYTYSRQDMYDKAVKLYAELAEVAVNSFLISKDSPVIEPVRIHNGAEENKEALRKSRGEEDEDFQILEYQAQKGNAGAMYKIGLFYYFGLRGLRRDHAKALSWFSKAVKKGEPRSMELLGEIYARGAGVERNYTKALEWLTLASKQQLYSAYNGMGYLYVKGYGVEKKNYTKAKEYFEKAADNEEAGGHYNLGVMYLKGIGVKRDVKLACKYFIVAANAGQPKAFYQLAKMFHTGVGLKKDLVMATALYKLVAERGPWSTLSRWALESYLKGDVGKALLLYSRMAELGYEIAQSNAAWILDKFGERSMCMGESGFCTDAERHQRAHSFWWQASEQGNEHAALLIGDAYYYGRGTERDYERAAEAYMHAKSQSNAQAMFNLGYMHEHGQGLPFDLHLAKRYYDQALEIDPAAKLPVTLALSSLWIRRNYADSFLVDLIDSLPGVYPKVEEWVENVLMEEGNATILTLFACLLTVLYLRERQRRHVAGVGGDVGVPPQQQFEHGAAVPR, encoded by the exons ATGCGTCGTTTAACGAGTTACAGACTCGCTCTCTCCCTCCTCATCCTCTCTctcctccctctctctctcctcGCTCGGCCTTTCGTTCTCGTTCTCTCCCAAGATGATATCAGAGATGGTTCCACCCCCGGCGACTCCGACGCCGATTCAACTTCCGAATCTCCGCCGGAATGGGACGAATTCGGTGACTCTGATTCAAAGCCGGAGCACGAGCTCGACCCTGGATCCTGGCGCCCAATCTTTGAGCCTGATTCCTCTGCTCCTGATACCACGGAGGACTCGATGTTGGCGGAGTATTACTCCGTTGTTCAGAAGATGATGTGGGCGGTGAGCGGCGGGGAGGTGAGGATGATGGAGGAGGCTGCGGCGGAGATTGAGGCGGCAGCTGTGGTTGGGAATCCACATGCGCAATCAGTGTTGGGATTTCTGTCCGGGCTAGGGCAGATGAAGGAGAGGAATAAAGCTAAGGCGTTTCTTTATCATCATTTTGCGGCTGAAGGAGGTAACATGCAGTCGAAGATGGCTCTGGCATACACTTATTCGCGCCAAGAT aTGTATGATAAAGCAGTTAAATTATATGCGGAGTTAGCTGAAGTAGCTGTGAACAGCTTTTTGATCTCAAAGGATTCACCTGTGATTGAACCGGTTAGAATTCACAATGGAGCTGAGGAGAACAAGGAGGCTCTGAGGAAGTCGCGAGGGGAGGAAGATGAAGACTTCCAGATTTTGGAATATCAGGCCCAAAAGGGCAATGCTGGAGCTATGTACAAAATTGGACTGTTTTACTACTTTGGATTAAGAGGACTGAGGCGCGATCATGCAAAGGCATTATCATGGTTCTCTAAGGCTGTAAAGAAGGGGGAACCCAGGTCAATGGAACTCCTTGGTGAGATATATGCAAGAGGAGCCGGAGTTGAAAGGAACTACACTAAAGCGCTTGAGTGGCTTACACTTGCATCAAAGCAGCAACTTTACTCAGCTTATAATGGCATGGGGTATTTGTATGTGAAAGGTTATGGAGTGGAAAAGAAGAACTATACCAAA GCAAAAGAATACTTTGAGAAAGCTGCTGACAATGAAGAGGCTGGTGGACATTACAATCTTGGAGTAATGTATCTTAAAGGAATTGGGGTAAAGAGAGATGTGAAGCTGGCgtgtaaatattttatagtgGCTGCTAATGCAGGTCAACCTAAGGCATTTTACCAGCTTGCAAAGATGTTCCATACGGGTGTAGGACTTAAGAAGGATCTAGTTATG GCTACTGCATTATATAAACTGGTTGCAGAACGGGGTCCATGGAGTACCTTGTCCAGATGGGCATTGGAATCTTACCTAAAGGGTGATGTAGGCAAGGCATTGCTACTGTATTCAAGGATGGCTGAACTGGGCTACGAGATTGCCCAGAGTAATGCTGCATGGATTCTTGATAAATTTGGGGAGCGCAGCATGTGCATGGGAGAGTCTGGATTTTGCACAGATGCAGAAAGGCATCAGCGGGCACATTCTTTTTGGTGGCAAGCTTCTGAGCAGGGTAATGAACATGCTGCTTTGCTGATTGGTGATGCATATTATTATGGTCGG GGTACAGAGAGGGACTATGAACGAGCTGCTGAGGCTTACATGCATGCCAAATCTCAATCTAATGCACAAGCCATGTTCAACCTTGGATACATGCATGAGCATGGTCAAGGACTTCCATTTGATCTCCATCTTGCTAAGCGTTATTATGATCAAGCCCTAGAGATCGATCCAGCAGCAAAGTTGCCTGTTACACTGGCTCTGTCTAGCTTGTGGATACGGAGGAACTATGCAGACAGTTTCTTG GTCGACTTAATTGATTCATTGCCTGGAGTCTATCCAAAAGTTGAAGAATGGGTGGAGAACGTATTAATGGAGGAAGGAAATGCGACAATACTGACCCTTTTCGCCTGTCTCCTTACTGTCCTTTATCTTCGTGAGAGACAGCGCAGGCATGTTGCTGGTGTTGGTGGTGATGTTGGTGTACCACCGCAACAGCAATTTGAACATGGTGCTGCTGTACCCCGTTAA
- the LOC110617739 gene encoding ERAD-associated E3 ubiquitin-protein ligase component HRD3A isoform X2 yields MCRYRLALSLLTLSLLGCPFVLVLSQDEFKDAPTSGDSDADSSPDSSLEWDEFDYSDYKPEHELDRGSWHPIFEPDSTASDITEDPMMTEYYSAVKKILWAVTGGEVGMMQEATAEIEATAVAGNPHAQSVLGFLYGLGLMKEWNKTMAFLYHHFAAEGGNLQSKMVLAYTYSRQDMYDKAVKLYAELAEVAANSFLISKDLPVIEPVRIHNGAEENKEALRKFRGEGDEDFQILEYQAQKGNAGAMYKLGLFYYFGLRGMRRDHAEALSWFLKAVKKGEPRSMELLGEIYARGAGVERNYTKALELLTLASEQQLYSAYNSMGYLYVKGYGVEKNCTKEYFQKAADNEEAGGHYSLGVMYLRGIGVKRNVKLACKYFIAAANAGQTKAFYQLAKMFHMGVGLKKDLVMATALYKLVAERGPWSTLSRWALEAYLKGDIGKALVLYSRMAELGYEIAQGNAAWILDKHEESSMCIGESGLCTDAERHQRALSLWWQASDQGNEHAALRIGDAYYYGLGVERDYERAAEAYMEAKCRSNAEAMLKLGYMHEHGEGLPLDHHLAKRYYDQAKVANLVGNKECEALGMTSIPSPFGPII; encoded by the exons ATGTGTCGTTACAGACTCGCTCTCTCGCTCctcactctctctctccttgGTTGCCCTTTCGTTCTTGTTCTCTCCCAAGATGAGTTCAAAGATGCTCCCACCTCCGGCGACTCTGACGCAGACTCCTCCCCCGACTCTTCTTTGGAGTGGGATGAGTTTGATTACTCTGATTACAAGCCCGAACACGAGCTTGACCGAGGGTCGTGGCACCCGATTTTTGAGCCTGATTCCACTGCTTCTGATATCACGGAGGACCCGATGATGACCGAGTATTACTCTGCTGTTAAGAAGATTTTGTGGGCGGTGACCGGCGGGGAGGTGGGGATGATGCAGGAGGCTACGGCGGAGATTGAGGCGACAGCTGTGGCTGGGAATCCACACGCTCAGTCAGTGTTGGGGTTTCTGTACGGGCTAGGGCTGATGAAAGAGTGGAATAAGACGATGGCGTTTCTGTACCATCATTTTGCGGCTGAAGGAGGTAATTTGCAGTCCAAGATGGTTCTGGCTTACACTTATTCTCGACAAGAT ATGTATGATAAAGCAGTTAAATTATATGCTGAATTAGCTGAAGTGGCTGCCAATAGCTTTTTGATCTCAAAAGATTTACCTGTGATTGAACCGGTTAGAATTCATAATGGAGCTGAGGAGAACAAGGAAGCTCTGAGGAAGTTCAGAGGGGAGGGGGATGAAGACTTCCAGATATTGGAATATCAAGCCCAAAAGGGCAATGCTGGAGCCATGTACAAACTTGGGCTATTTTACTACTTTGGATTGAGAGGAATGAGGCGTGATCATGCAGAGGCATTGTCATGGTTCTTGAAGGCTGTAAAGAAGGGGGAGCCCAGGTCAATGGAACTCCTTGGTGAGATATATGCAAGAGGAGCTGGAGTTGAAAGGAACTATACCAAAGCACTTGAATTGCTTACACTTGCATCAGAGCAGCAACTCTACTCAGCTTATAACAGCATGGGGTATTTATATGTGAAAGGTTATGGAGTGGAAAAGAACTGCACCAAA GAATATTTTCAGAAAGCTGCTGACAATGAAGAGGCTGGTGGGCACTACAGTCTTGGAGTAATGTATCTTAGAGGGATTGgagtaaagagaaatgtaaaGCTGGCTTGCAAATATTTTATAGCGGCTGCTAACGCAGGTCAAACAAAGGCATTTTACCAACTAGCAAAGATGTTCCATATGGGGGTTGGACTTAAGAAGGATCTCGTTATG GCTACTGCATTATATAAACTGGTTGCAGAAAGGGGTCCATGGAGTACCTTGTCTAGATGGGCACTGGAAGCATACCTAAAAGGTGATATAGGCAAGGCACTTGTACTGTATTCAAGGATGGCTGAACTGGGATATGAGATTGCTCAGGGCAATGCTGCATGGATACTTGACAAACATGAGGAGAGTAGCATGTGCATAGGAGAATCTGGACTTTGCACAGACGCAGAAAGGCACCAGCGTGCCCTTTCTTTGTGGTGGCAAGCGTCTGACCAGGGCAATGAACATGCCGCCTTACGAATTGGTGATGCATATTATTATGGTCTG GGTGTGGAGAGGGACTACGAACGAGCTGCAGAGGCTTACATGGAAGCCAAATGTCGATCTAATGCAGAAGCCATGTTGAAGCTTGGTTATATGCATGAGCATGGTGAAGGACTTCCACTTGATCACCATCTCGCTAAGCGTTACTATGATCAAGCCAAAGTTGCTAACTTGGTGGGGAACAAGGAGTGTGAGGCGCTTGGGATGACATCCATCCCTTCTCCCTTCGGCCCAATTATCTAG
- the LOC110617739 gene encoding ERAD-associated E3 ubiquitin-protein ligase component HRD3A isoform X3 codes for MCRYRLALSLLTLSLLGCPFVLVLSQDEFKDAPTSGDSDADSSPDSSLEWDEFDYSDYKPEHELDRGSWHPIFEPDSTASDITEDPMMTEYYSAVKKILWAVTGGEVGMMQEATAEIEATAVAGNPHAQSVLGFLYGLGLMKEWNKTMAFLYHHFAAEGGNLQSKMVLAYTYSRQDMYDKAVKLYAELAEVAANSFLISKDLPVIEPVRIHNGAEENKEALRKFRGEGDEDFQILEYQAQKGNAGAMYKLGLFYYFGLRGMRRDHAEALSWFLKAVKKGEPRSMELLGEIYARGAGVERNYTKALELLTLASEQQLYSAYNSMGYLYVKGYGVEKNCTKAKEYFQKAADNEEAGGHYSLGVMYLRGIGVKRNVKLACKYFIAAANAGQTKAFYQLAKMFHMGVGLKKDLVMATALYKLVAERGPWSTLSRWALEAYLKGDIGKALVLYSRMAELGYEIAQGNAAWILDKHEESSMCIGESGLCTDAERHQRALSLWWQASDQGNEHAALRIGDAYYYGLPLALFSLPPRKSLTEASPPPAGDVDSALTEDNYDIIDDTDLQQ; via the exons ATGTGTCGTTACAGACTCGCTCTCTCGCTCctcactctctctctccttgGTTGCCCTTTCGTTCTTGTTCTCTCCCAAGATGAGTTCAAAGATGCTCCCACCTCCGGCGACTCTGACGCAGACTCCTCCCCCGACTCTTCTTTGGAGTGGGATGAGTTTGATTACTCTGATTACAAGCCCGAACACGAGCTTGACCGAGGGTCGTGGCACCCGATTTTTGAGCCTGATTCCACTGCTTCTGATATCACGGAGGACCCGATGATGACCGAGTATTACTCTGCTGTTAAGAAGATTTTGTGGGCGGTGACCGGCGGGGAGGTGGGGATGATGCAGGAGGCTACGGCGGAGATTGAGGCGACAGCTGTGGCTGGGAATCCACACGCTCAGTCAGTGTTGGGGTTTCTGTACGGGCTAGGGCTGATGAAAGAGTGGAATAAGACGATGGCGTTTCTGTACCATCATTTTGCGGCTGAAGGAGGTAATTTGCAGTCCAAGATGGTTCTGGCTTACACTTATTCTCGACAAGAT ATGTATGATAAAGCAGTTAAATTATATGCTGAATTAGCTGAAGTGGCTGCCAATAGCTTTTTGATCTCAAAAGATTTACCTGTGATTGAACCGGTTAGAATTCATAATGGAGCTGAGGAGAACAAGGAAGCTCTGAGGAAGTTCAGAGGGGAGGGGGATGAAGACTTCCAGATATTGGAATATCAAGCCCAAAAGGGCAATGCTGGAGCCATGTACAAACTTGGGCTATTTTACTACTTTGGATTGAGAGGAATGAGGCGTGATCATGCAGAGGCATTGTCATGGTTCTTGAAGGCTGTAAAGAAGGGGGAGCCCAGGTCAATGGAACTCCTTGGTGAGATATATGCAAGAGGAGCTGGAGTTGAAAGGAACTATACCAAAGCACTTGAATTGCTTACACTTGCATCAGAGCAGCAACTCTACTCAGCTTATAACAGCATGGGGTATTTATATGTGAAAGGTTATGGAGTGGAAAAGAACTGCACCAAA GCAAAGGAATATTTTCAGAAAGCTGCTGACAATGAAGAGGCTGGTGGGCACTACAGTCTTGGAGTAATGTATCTTAGAGGGATTGgagtaaagagaaatgtaaaGCTGGCTTGCAAATATTTTATAGCGGCTGCTAACGCAGGTCAAACAAAGGCATTTTACCAACTAGCAAAGATGTTCCATATGGGGGTTGGACTTAAGAAGGATCTCGTTATG GCTACTGCATTATATAAACTGGTTGCAGAAAGGGGTCCATGGAGTACCTTGTCTAGATGGGCACTGGAAGCATACCTAAAAGGTGATATAGGCAAGGCACTTGTACTGTATTCAAGGATGGCTGAACTGGGATATGAGATTGCTCAGGGCAATGCTGCATGGATACTTGACAAACATGAGGAGAGTAGCATGTGCATAGGAGAATCTGGACTTTGCACAGACGCAGAAAGGCACCAGCGTGCCCTTTCTTTGTGGTGGCAAGCGTCTGACCAGGGCAATGAACATGCCGCCTTACGAATTGGTGATGCATATTATTATGGTCTG CCGCTAGCCCTTTTTTCCCTTCCCCCACGCAAGTCGCTGACTGAAGCATCTCCCCCGCCCGCCGGTGACGTCGATTCCGCTCTGACCGAAGACAACTACGATATTATCGATGATACAGATCTTCAGCAGTAA